tcctcatggataaggccatggtcgggaattgaactcgtgaccccagtgctgtgaggcagaagtgctaaccactgagccaccgtgctacctatcactagtaatcagcacttacaaacaacctgtagctggtacaagtgatacgacagaaaatcatgtgcctttgagatgcccagagctggaatcCGACCCCGCTGCCACGCTCTTACTAAACATTGACTACTGGCCCCTTCCCTTTCCCGTTACGCCCAAGAAACCATAGGCTGTAGTTATGGTCTTTTGTGCTTGATCTATGGTTTGGgcattgctgcattctctggtgtaTGCTCCGCTTCTGGGCCGGCACAGTGCAAAATTCTGCACGCAACGGCTTctgcgctccttaatgaatcaggccctgaatgaatTTTAGAATTTTGCTGGTGATATCCGGGTCTCTTCCTGCACTGTCAAGGACAAAAACTGACATAATGTTATAAGAACAGTCCACCGGTTTCCCCTTACTTTTATAATTAATCGATAccataaaccaagcagtattttagcagaaataaaagagaaatgctgtatattttatttaattctgtCACTGAACCGTCAtagttttaatgtttttgttttattttgtaggtGGTTACAGTCAACGACTACCAAATGCAAGTGCCTTAGGAAAGATTTTCACAGCCTTACCGTTCGGAGACCCCATTTATCAAATGCTAGACCTGAAACTGGCTATTTACATAGACTTCCCAGCCAATATGAACCCGGGCGTGCTGGTGACTTGTGCAGATGACATAGAGCTTTACTGCAGTTGGGATTTGCCGGTTAAGTTTGATAGGCCGGGAATAATAGCTTTGGCTCATCCTTCGTCGATAGAAGTAGGTACCACACACGGGGTGTTTGTGTTGGAGAAATGTGATAATGATTATAACGAACTGCAATATAGATCATGCAGGTCTTATCTTCATAAGCCAACCCCTGAGAGAATGCGGGACAAGGGTGCCGTGGTGAACGACCCAATGAGACCTAGTCTTACCGGAAACCAGGATGACGTGCCGAGTTCAGAAGTAGTTTATACAGATAGCCTATTTTACATGTCTCACAGTACCGTGAGAGTGTTACTTGGATTCTATGAAGAATTAggcattattaaatgtgaaatagATGCGTACGGGGACTTTTTGCAAGCATTAGGCCCCGATGCAACTCTAGACTACACAGAGAACACGGCCAACGTGTCTAAAATAGAATCACAGCTTAGTGAAGTAAGGAAACAAATCTACTTTCTCCTTAGAGGAACGGATTTCacagtaatagttttaaataACTCAAAATTCTATCACATCGGAACCTTGCAGGAATACTTATATCATTTCACTTCTGATGCTTGCCTCCGGGCAGAACTTGGATTACAGTCGAAAGTTTTTAGCATCGTTCCAGATCAAGATGaaaattctaataaaaacacATGTGTCATTCAAagcatattagatgcaaaatgCAAAGTTTCACCTCACACGGTGATTGAATATTCCAAGCTGGGCCCTGATGTATCGGTGGGGGAATACTGTATTATCAGCGGCTCATGCATAAGTATTAGATCTGTCGTTCCAGACAAATCTTTTGTGAGTTCATTATGTCTGATGATTGATGGGCGCTTAATGTATGCAACCATCCTGTTTGGGATTGAGGATAACTTAAAAAGGAGTGTGGGTTCGTTGTCGGATGTGAACTCTCTTCAGATATTCGGCAGAAGCCTTCTTCAGTGTTTGGGGCGCTGGGGAATTGAAGTTTCGGAAGAGCTTTTCTCAGG
This window of the Mixophyes fleayi isolate aMixFle1 chromosome 8, aMixFle1.hap1, whole genome shotgun sequence genome carries:
- the FPGT gene encoding fucose-1-phosphate guanylyltransferase, with product MCDTGAARLQREAHRRLAQYSTLRGKEVEAGEFWDVVVITAADKQQELAYQQQIADKLTRQELPLGVRYHVFSDPPGPKIGNGGSTLYTLHRLLQLYPDELDSFTVMLIHAGGYSQRLPNASALGKIFTALPFGDPIYQMLDLKLAIYIDFPANMNPGVLVTCADDIELYCSWDLPVKFDRPGIIALAHPSSIEVGTTHGVFVLEKCDNDYNELQYRSCRSYLHKPTPERMRDKGAVVNDPMRPSLTGNQDDVPSSEVVYTDSLFYMSHSTVRVLLGFYEELGIIKCEIDAYGDFLQALGPDATLDYTENTANVSKIESQLSEVRKQIYFLLRGTDFTVIVLNNSKFYHIGTLQEYLYHFTSDACLRAELGLQSKVFSIVPDQDENSNKNTCVIQSILDAKCKVSPHTVIEYSKLGPDVSVGEYCIISGSCISIRSVVPDKSFVSSLCLMIDGRLMYATILFGIEDNLKRSVGSLSDVNSLQIFGRSLLQCLGRWGIEVSEELFSGDQKSLWSARIFPGCATSEESVLASVKMLNAVRGRSAVEFGGVRMLSIEEMLSHKNVEEMLDFRHLIYKEILTRRQMEASSTN